A genome region from Cognatishimia activa includes the following:
- a CDS encoding sensor domain-containing diguanylate cyclase has product MNYLLSHDYVTQAELWKRRVLAHFDDVARPFTEAQLSLDEINYLKRVPDASDIYRIKLFDLDGTIIWSSRNREIGSVNDKAYFKEVVAKGHTYVQREEKDAKEIDGLAIHSLFTNMDEKHIVYEVYVPVLERGTVVGAIEFYTNATTLHQLTLRRMQIAFAAVAGIITLLLTITAWISSRASQYQVKMAKRQTAEEREFVEKQMQLAREVQLLGDLNEWLQSSQSLGELFDMVARFMSHLLPDAEGSIYVYSNSRDVLDGCAAWNGGEYKPHIHPEDCWGLRRGRTYEFGRHEVNFCCDHAEPHDDRPYYCFPILAHGETVGLMNLRRRKTSSNKDFYKCKKLAQMCAEQISMAIANVRMRDQLQEQSTRDPLTGLFNRRYMLDRLRRLLNAAKAKGEKVYMIYLDVDHFKKFNDNHGHDAGDNVLSEVASCLQDACDGEDVACRMGGEEFMLIWPGSDLKTVEARANKLREKVEAMRVLYQEKHLPTVTISAGVACFPDNERDIQALLRQADEALYAAKDGGRNQVRIYGETQAKLPATKPKPVSPSSSMAAE; this is encoded by the coding sequence AAGCTTTTTGACCTCGACGGCACAATAATCTGGTCGTCGCGCAATCGTGAAATTGGCAGTGTGAATGACAAAGCCTATTTTAAGGAAGTTGTCGCAAAGGGGCATACCTACGTTCAACGTGAGGAAAAAGACGCTAAAGAGATTGATGGTCTCGCAATTCATTCGCTCTTTACGAACATGGACGAAAAACACATCGTTTACGAAGTCTATGTCCCTGTTTTGGAACGTGGCACAGTTGTTGGGGCTATTGAATTCTATACGAATGCAACGACTCTGCATCAGCTTACATTGCGACGGATGCAAATTGCCTTTGCAGCTGTTGCCGGGATAATAACGCTGTTGCTGACAATCACTGCTTGGATTTCTTCGCGGGCGTCCCAATACCAAGTCAAAATGGCCAAACGCCAAACGGCGGAAGAGCGTGAGTTCGTTGAAAAGCAGATGCAGCTCGCGCGTGAGGTACAGCTTTTGGGCGACCTCAACGAATGGCTTCAGTCCAGCCAGTCATTGGGCGAACTCTTTGACATGGTTGCGCGCTTCATGAGCCATTTGTTGCCCGACGCGGAAGGCTCGATCTATGTCTATTCTAATTCACGCGACGTGCTGGACGGGTGTGCTGCTTGGAACGGAGGTGAATACAAGCCTCATATCCATCCCGAAGACTGCTGGGGGCTGCGTCGTGGGCGCACCTATGAATTTGGTCGTCACGAAGTGAACTTTTGTTGCGATCATGCGGAGCCTCATGATGATCGCCCCTACTACTGTTTTCCGATCCTAGCGCATGGGGAAACTGTTGGGCTGATGAATTTGCGGCGCCGCAAGACATCCAGCAACAAGGATTTCTACAAATGTAAGAAACTGGCGCAGATGTGTGCCGAACAGATTTCGATGGCAATTGCCAATGTGCGCATGCGCGATCAGCTTCAAGAACAGTCAACGCGCGATCCTCTGACAGGTCTGTTCAATCGCCGCTATATGCTGGACCGTCTGCGCCGCCTCCTAAACGCTGCCAAGGCAAAAGGCGAAAAGGTCTATATGATCTATCTGGATGTGGATCACTTTAAGAAGTTCAACGACAATCACGGCCATGACGCGGGTGATAACGTCCTGAGCGAAGTGGCAAGCTGTCTGCAGGACGCCTGCGATGGCGAGGATGTCGCCTGCCGTATGGGTGGCGAAGAGTTCATGTTGATCTGGCCCGGCAGCGATCTAAAAACCGTCGAGGCCCGCGCGAATAAACTGCGCGAAAAAGTCGAAGCGATGCGCGTGCTCTATCAGGAAAAGCACCTGCCGACCGTGACGATCTCGGCAGGGGTCGCCTGTTTTCCCGACAATGAACGCGATATCCAGGCCCTACTGCGCCAGGCAGACGAAGCGCTCTATGCAGCGAAAGACGGTGGCCGCAATCAGGTCCGCATCTACGGAGAGACGCAAGCCAAGCTACCAGCAACAAAACCAAAGCCCGTGTCGCCCTCATCGTCAATGGCCGCGGAGTGA